The following coding sequences are from one bacterium BMS3Abin08 window:
- a CDS encoding SPFH domain / Band 7 family protein has translation MTQDKRPGTLVKFLIFLFFLIVAFLVYSFAIGRQPPVGEGEVTVVTALTGGEKIYHTGERPFVFPFIQKSYMLRTGAMVVSLVDDEGMSLPKKGKKETRIESRVTYKIDDVQKALNSFGLKDTHREIRRRIKEAVARSLKDKVTGIETIDKAEKRIPLIADIHIGLIETFKKDGLKILSYQIRFR, from the coding sequence ATGACTCAGGATAAAAGACCCGGCACCCTCGTGAAGTTCCTTATTTTTCTATTCTTCTTAATTGTTGCCTTTCTTGTTTATTCCTTTGCTATCGGGAGGCAACCCCCGGTAGGTGAAGGTGAAGTCACTGTTGTTACGGCTTTAACCGGTGGTGAAAAGATCTACCATACAGGGGAAAGACCCTTTGTTTTTCCATTTATACAGAAGTCATACATGCTCCGGACAGGCGCTATGGTTGTCTCTCTTGTTGACGATGAAGGTATGTCCTTACCTAAAAAAGGCAAAAAGGAGACAAGGATAGAAAGCCGGGTGACATACAAAATCGATGATGTCCAAAAGGCCCTTAACTCCTTCGGGTTGAAGGATACCCATAGAGAAATCAGGAGGAGGATTAAAGAGGCTGTTGCAAGGTCTTTAAAGGATAAGGTCACGGGCATTGAAACCATCGATAAGGCAGAAAAGAGGATACCATTAATCGCCGATATTCATATCGGATTGATTGAAACATTCAAAAAGGATGGACTGAAGATATTGAGTTACCAGATCAGGTTCAGATAA
- the resA_4 gene encoding thiol-disulfide oxidoreductase ResA has product MFKGFVTILLLLFFWTSASAVPPAPWEIEDIMGKEAVPFTLKDLNGVEISLSSFKGKVILVNFWATWCGPCKNEMPSLNKLYNTYRDKGLTVIGISIDQTAGAVKNFMKKIPLDFPVLLDGKLIISRKYKVFAYPTTFLIDRNGILREKFIGEEDWSDTELNTLIKRYLNDSG; this is encoded by the coding sequence ATGTTTAAAGGGTTTGTGACAATACTCCTGTTACTGTTTTTTTGGACCTCTGCTTCAGCCGTCCCGCCAGCCCCGTGGGAGATAGAGGATATAATGGGAAAGGAAGCGGTTCCCTTTACCCTAAAGGACTTAAACGGGGTTGAGATATCGCTATCTTCCTTTAAGGGGAAGGTTATTCTTGTTAATTTCTGGGCAACGTGGTGCGGACCCTGCAAAAATGAAATGCCATCCCTTAATAAACTCTACAATACATACAGGGATAAAGGCCTTACCGTAATCGGCATATCCATTGACCAAACTGCCGGAGCAGTGAAAAACTTCATGAAAAAAATACCTCTCGACTTCCCTGTGCTCCTTGACGGTAAGCTCATAATTTCAAGGAAATACAAGGTATTTGCATATCCGACAACATTCCTTATTGACAGGAACGGCATCCTCAGGGAGAAATTCATCGGTGAGGAAGACTGGAGTGACACCGAGTTAAATACACTCATTAAGAGGTATCTGAATGACTCAGGATAA
- the pomA_1 gene encoding chemotaxis protein PomA, with translation MDIATIIGVVGGFVLIVASILMGSSITAFINLPGIMIVLGGTVMATLIMQRFPVVLGAINIALNAFLDKSEPPEKMIRNIVVLSGKARKGGLLALENEKIKNPYLARGIRMAVDGVDPQEIIQIMRIELRSLLQRHETGHKVFRFMGATAPAMGMIGTLIGLVQMLKTMNDPSSIGPAMAVALLTTFYGAVLAFLIFIPIAEKLEDRTKNEKTTLEIIISGIDGITKGVNQSILEDKLMAFVAPKMRRR, from the coding sequence ATGGACATAGCGACCATTATCGGGGTAGTCGGCGGGTTTGTTCTGATAGTGGCTTCAATACTGATGGGCAGTTCCATTACGGCCTTTATTAATCTGCCCGGCATAATGATTGTTCTTGGAGGCACGGTAATGGCTACCCTGATCATGCAGAGGTTCCCCGTTGTTCTTGGGGCGATCAATATTGCATTGAATGCCTTCTTAGACAAAAGCGAACCTCCGGAGAAGATGATAAGGAATATCGTCGTCCTCTCCGGAAAGGCAAGAAAAGGAGGACTGCTTGCCCTGGAGAACGAAAAGATCAAAAACCCCTACCTTGCCCGGGGAATCAGGATGGCGGTTGACGGGGTTGACCCACAGGAGATTATTCAAATCATGAGGATAGAACTCAGATCCCTGCTGCAAAGGCATGAAACAGGTCACAAGGTATTCAGGTTCATGGGGGCTACAGCACCCGCTATGGGGATGATCGGTACCCTCATAGGTCTTGTCCAGATGTTAAAGACGATGAATGACCCGTCATCTATCGGGCCTGCGATGGCGGTTGCACTCCTTACGACGTTCTATGGGGCGGTTCTTGCATTCCTCATCTTCATTCCAATTGCTGAAAAACTCGAAGACAGGACCAAAAATGAGAAAACCACTCTTGAGATTATTATCAGCGGGATTGACGGGATAACCAAAGGGGTTAACCAGTCAATACTTGAAGATAAGTTGATGGCATTCGTTGCGCCGAAAATGAGGAGGAGGTAG